Proteins found in one Clostridium kluyveri DSM 555 genomic segment:
- a CDS encoding helix-turn-helix domain-containing protein, with translation MQTIQWQNVFGSDLKAIKQHRYCTEYHIENHSGTGKLIQYEVLPGIQLTYNLFKLDIRPNNNITNINIIEINHCMEGRYECEFKKNDYIYLNEGDLSISNFSCKKISSNFPLGYFKGISIIIYLDEAVISIKKMKLPDSIDLYKLMKKLCVKGHCFILRARNEIKHIFSQPYPVKEELYRTYHQIKVIELLLFLSSNNISEQNQERPYYSRKQVTITKQIRDHLITHMNKRITIEEMSKKYGIGATTLKSCFKGIYGTTIGNYMHYHRIKTAAFMLQNSYDSIAVIAAKVGYENQSKFAAAFKKITGMCPSEYRKSKHKQPVVHKKVSFI, from the coding sequence ATGCAAACAATACAGTGGCAAAATGTATTTGGTTCAGATCTAAAAGCTATAAAACAGCACCGCTATTGTACGGAATACCATATCGAAAATCACAGTGGTACCGGAAAACTTATACAGTATGAAGTACTTCCCGGAATTCAATTGACATATAATTTGTTTAAACTAGATATAAGACCAAATAATAATATAACAAATATAAATATCATAGAAATAAATCATTGCATGGAAGGCAGATATGAATGCGAGTTTAAAAAAAATGATTATATATATTTAAATGAAGGTGATTTATCTATTAGTAATTTTTCTTGTAAAAAAATTTCATCCAATTTCCCATTAGGATATTTTAAGGGTATATCCATTATCATTTATTTAGATGAGGCAGTGATATCTATCAAAAAAATGAAATTGCCAGATTCCATTGATTTATATAAACTTATGAAAAAACTATGTGTAAAAGGTCACTGCTTTATCCTGAGGGCCAGAAATGAAATAAAACATATTTTTTCACAGCCTTATCCAGTAAAAGAAGAACTTTACCGCACATATCATCAAATAAAAGTGATTGAACTATTACTTTTTTTGAGCAGTAACAATATTTCAGAACAAAATCAAGAAAGACCCTATTATTCAAGAAAACAAGTAACCATTACAAAACAGATAAGAGATCATTTAATTACACATATGAATAAACGCATTACAATTGAAGAAATGTCAAAAAAATATGGAATTGGCGCAACCACATTGAAAAGTTGCTTCAAAGGCATTTATGGAACAACAATCGGAAATTATATGCACTATCACAGAATCAAAACTGCCGCATTTATGCTTCAGAACTCATATGACAGCATTGCCGTTATAGCAGCCAAAGTAGGATATGAAAATCAAAGCAAATTTGCAGCAGCATTCAAAAAAATAACTGGTATGTGTCCTTCCGAATATCGAAAATCAAAACATAAGCAGCCTGTAGTGCATAAAAAAGTTAGTTTTATCTAA
- the nifS gene encoding cysteine desulfurase NifS, whose translation MNREIYMDYAATTFVKPEVIEEMKLYFNEYFGNPSSVYGISRSTKMAIIKAREKIASAINANRDEIFFTSGGSESDNWAIKGVALANKERGKHIITTGIEHPAVINTCRYMEKQGFKVTYLPVDRFGTVDIKKLEESIGKDTLIVSIMFANNEIGTIEPIEEIGNICKKRQILLHTDAVQAVGNVPIDVKDMNIDLLSMSSHKFYGPKGIGALYIKKGVKIDSFIHGGSQERGRRAGTENIAGIVGMGKALEIATLNMNRENKRLSYLRDKMIEKLLKIPGTKLNGHKTNRLPSNVNISFDSVDGEILVMALDNEGICVSAGSACSAGAIEPSRVLKAIGLSDVRAKSSIRLSLGAGTTEEDINYAADIIKDTVFKLRENNAKWSSGKF comes from the coding sequence GTGAATAGAGAAATTTATATGGACTATGCAGCTACAACTTTTGTAAAACCAGAAGTTATAGAGGAAATGAAGTTATATTTTAATGAATATTTTGGTAATCCTTCTTCCGTCTATGGTATATCTAGAAGCACAAAGATGGCTATAATAAAGGCTAGGGAAAAAATAGCATCAGCCATAAATGCAAACAGGGATGAAATATTTTTTACAAGTGGAGGATCAGAATCGGATAATTGGGCCATAAAAGGAGTGGCTCTTGCAAATAAAGAAAGAGGAAAGCACATAATAACTACAGGAATAGAACATCCTGCTGTAATAAATACCTGCAGATATATGGAAAAACAAGGCTTTAAGGTTACATATCTTCCTGTGGATAGATTTGGAACAGTAGATATAAAGAAGCTGGAGGAATCCATAGGAAAAGATACTTTAATTGTATCTATAATGTTTGCTAATAATGAAATAGGTACCATAGAGCCTATAGAGGAAATAGGGAATATATGCAAGAAGAGACAAATCTTACTTCATACAGATGCAGTTCAAGCAGTAGGTAATGTTCCCATTGACGTTAAAGATATGAATATAGATCTTTTGTCCATGTCATCTCACAAATTTTATGGACCTAAAGGTATAGGTGCCCTCTACATAAAAAAAGGAGTAAAAATAGATAGTTTTATTCACGGAGGTTCTCAAGAGAGAGGAAGAAGAGCTGGAACAGAGAATATTGCAGGTATAGTTGGTATGGGAAAAGCACTTGAGATTGCAACTTTAAATATGAATAGGGAAAATAAAAGGCTAAGTTATCTTAGAGATAAGATGATAGAAAAACTTCTAAAAATACCAGGTACCAAACTAAATGGACATAAAACAAACAGACTTCCTAGTAATGTAAATATTTCTTTTGATTCTGTAGATGGAGAAATTTTGGTTATGGCTTTAGATAATGAGGGCATATGTGTATCTGCAGGAAGTGCATGTTCTGCAGGAGCTATAGAACCTTCACGTGTACTAAAAGCTATAGGACTTTCTGATGTTCGGGCAAAATCTTCTATTCGTCTAAGTTTAGGAGCAGGTACTACCGAGGAAGATATTAACTATGCTGCAGATATTATAAAAGATACAGTATTTAAGTTAAGAGAAAATAATGCAAAATGGAGTTCTGGAAAATTTTAA
- the mnmA gene encoding tRNA 2-thiouridine(34) synthase MnmA, which produces MAKKVVVGMSGGVDSSVAAHLLKEQGYEVIGVTMQVWQEDDYYEDMESGCCSLSAVEDAKMVAYHLNIPHYVMNFKEAFKKNVIDYFIQEYMEGKTPNPCIACNKYIKFDELLKRAMDLGADYVATGHYATVEKINDRYTLRKSKDHNKDQTYALYNLTQFQLAHTLMPCGIYKKEEIREIAREIGLMVHSKRDSEEICFIPDNDHGAYIKRITKDKVKEGNFIDKEGNVLGKHKGIVYYTLGQRKGLGLSFGVPTYVIDIKPYTNEVVLGSEEDIFKTDLVAKDVNFLPFENLTSPMKVEAKIRYSSKPAEATISCLDEERIKVKFTDRQRAITKGQSVVFYKDNILIGGGIIDS; this is translated from the coding sequence ATGGCAAAAAAAGTAGTAGTGGGTATGAGCGGTGGAGTAGACAGTTCTGTTGCAGCACATCTTTTAAAAGAACAAGGGTATGAAGTTATTGGAGTAACCATGCAGGTCTGGCAGGAAGATGATTATTATGAAGATATGGAAAGTGGGTGTTGTTCTTTAAGTGCTGTGGAAGATGCCAAAATGGTAGCATATCATCTTAATATACCTCATTATGTTATGAATTTTAAAGAGGCATTTAAAAAAAATGTAATAGACTATTTCATACAGGAATATATGGAAGGAAAGACACCAAATCCGTGTATAGCCTGTAATAAATATATAAAATTTGATGAGCTTTTAAAAAGAGCCATGGATTTAGGGGCGGATTATGTGGCTACAGGACATTATGCTACTGTAGAAAAAATTAATGATAGATATACTCTTAGAAAATCAAAGGATCACAATAAAGATCAAACTTATGCTCTTTATAATTTAACTCAATTTCAGCTGGCACATACATTAATGCCCTGTGGAATATACAAAAAAGAAGAAATAAGAGAAATAGCAAGGGAAATAGGACTTATGGTTCATTCTAAAAGAGATAGTGAAGAAATATGTTTCATCCCAGATAATGATCATGGAGCTTATATAAAGAGAATTACGAAGGATAAAGTAAAAGAAGGAAATTTTATAGATAAAGAGGGAAATGTTCTTGGAAAACATAAGGGAATAGTATACTATACATTGGGCCAGAGAAAAGGATTGGGTTTATCCTTTGGGGTACCTACGTATGTAATAGACATAAAACCTTATACCAATGAAGTTGTGCTTGGCAGTGAAGAAGATATATTTAAAACAGATTTAGTGGCAAAGGATGTGAATTTTCTTCCTTTTGAGAATTTGACCTCACCGATGAAGGTAGAAGCTAAAATAAGATATTCCTCAAAACCTGCAGAGGCAACCATAAGCTGTCTGGATGAGGAAAGAATAAAAGTAAAATTTACAGACAGACAAAGGGCAATTACAAAAGGGCAATCTGTGGTGTTTTACAAAGATAATATTTTAATTGGAGGAGGAATTATTGACAGCTAA
- the ilvC gene encoding ketol-acid reductoisomerase encodes MENLKIYYDEDGNLDLLRDKTVAVLGYGSQGHAHAQNLKDSGINVVIGLYKGSKSWKRAEENGFEVMEAADAVKKADMVMTLIPDEKQKGLYIDSIKDNLTEGKVLMFAHGFNIHFNQITPPENVDVIMVAPKGPGHIVRREYTEGKGVPCLYAVYQDYSGKAKDYALAYAKGIGGTRGGVLETTFKDETETDLFGEQVVLCGGISELIKAGFETLVEAGYAPENAYFECMHEMKLIVDLMNEGGLSYMRYSISDTAEYGDYSIGKRIVTEDTRKEMKKVLGEIQDGTFAKNWILENQTGRPSFIAKRKKEQNHPIEVVGKKLRAMMSWINSK; translated from the coding sequence ATGGAAAACTTAAAAATTTATTATGATGAAGATGGAAATCTGGATTTATTGAGGGATAAAACAGTGGCAGTTTTAGGCTATGGAAGTCAGGGCCATGCCCATGCACAGAATTTAAAAGATAGTGGAATTAATGTGGTAATCGGTCTGTATAAAGGCAGTAAGTCCTGGAAAAGGGCAGAGGAGAATGGTTTTGAAGTAATGGAAGCTGCAGATGCTGTAAAAAAAGCAGATATGGTTATGACACTTATACCAGATGAAAAACAAAAGGGCCTATATATTGACAGTATTAAAGATAACTTGACAGAGGGAAAAGTGCTTATGTTTGCCCATGGATTTAATATACACTTCAATCAGATAACTCCTCCGGAAAATGTGGATGTAATTATGGTTGCACCTAAAGGACCAGGACACATTGTAAGAAGAGAATATACAGAAGGAAAAGGAGTACCGTGCCTTTATGCAGTATACCAGGATTACAGTGGAAAAGCCAAGGATTATGCACTGGCATATGCAAAAGGAATAGGAGGCACAAGAGGAGGAGTTCTTGAAACTACCTTTAAAGATGAAACAGAGACAGATTTGTTTGGAGAACAGGTAGTACTTTGCGGAGGAATATCAGAACTTATAAAAGCAGGATTTGAAACTCTGGTTGAAGCAGGATATGCGCCAGAAAATGCATACTTTGAGTGCATGCATGAGATGAAATTGATTGTGGATTTGATGAATGAAGGCGGATTGAGCTACATGAGATATTCCATAAGTGATACAGCTGAATATGGAGATTACAGTATAGGCAAGAGAATAGTAACAGAGGATACAAGAAAAGAGATGAAAAAAGTACTTGGAGAAATTCAAGACGGTACTTTTGCAAAGAACTGGATACTGGAAAATCAGACAGGAAGACCTTCATTTATTGCAAAGAGGAAAAAAGAACAGAACCATCCTATTGAAGTAGTTGGAAAAAAACTTAGGGCTATGATGTCCTGGATAAACAGCAAATAA